In a genomic window of Gossypium arboreum isolate Shixiya-1 chromosome 9, ASM2569848v2, whole genome shotgun sequence:
- the LOC108457153 gene encoding kinesin-like protein KIN-12C isoform X2 — translation MSRDVSSFGFISKNANENDFETSSSSAHFPPPRTPLNSIPDPSQYQKESRNQDEQDVVDSKDKSESLRALHKTPRVTNRHGKLHSESNSAQSTPSRTAPRFSLGGGAGPCFTSKVTQGFGGRCGLSSASSSRVPRRVSMIDGTNFSVEAPHFELVEDPSFWRDRNVQVLIRIRPLSTMERVSQGYGRCLKQESAQTLLWLGHAESRFTFDHVACETISQEKLFRVVGVPMVENCMSGYNSCMFAYGQTGSGKTYTMMGDIYEVESQLSEDCGLTPRIFEYLFSRIRMEEESRKDEKLRFSCKCSFLEIYNEQITDLLDPSSTNLQLREDLKKGVYVENLMEYNVRNVDDVLKLLLQGASNRRMAATNMNSESSRSHSVFTCIIESHWEKDSMTHFRFARLNLVDLAGSERQKSSGAEGDRLKEAANINKSLSTLGLVIMSLVDLAHGKHRHVPYRDSRLTFLLQDSLGGNSKTTMIANVSPSICAANETLSTLKFAQRAKLIQNNAKVNEDASGDVNALQQQIEQLKGQLSSLLKHHNFPNSPNSCVPSYEELKIGDYSRKNEYTSEKVADCKIQNINSNKMRRMEATLAGSLRREKMAETANQKLEAEIEQMNRLVCQKEEDVQRTKMMLRFREEKIKNLESLTTGLVSTEEYLMEENQALKAEIQLLRTKIDRNPELTRFALENIRLIEQLQIFQNFYEQGEREILLGEISELRDELQEVLEGKNRFSSRYENQDGNTVKELEDCRNMNSKLMREVEELQMELSKYLNCSHGAFDSVGGFPSKDHKECRQTNKCSLVEIISVHSDSGDEVASCSRENDVALENQNEQSVSVASVMQHSATEKELIEARLLLKAMEAEHIHLFNELQHLQEENRRYMEMISNEGKLEIESVHKLKIHCLEQDHLASKKEGQIMESELINVKGLHDKLDILTKDLENAKLLNCQYQQVQASQLSCQHEADLVHEQVEMETARTILHLQEEVAALQLELNSITQENTRLRDTITAKEEEMKSICADWERATLELTSFLLDGSKSLKDASRLVENISCSFPQINVWVGENVERAARVCIEKEERILLLQRSLEDAQRMIMEMEMKLSSLKGATIAFNEFQDSGTDVETEEAAHLSILFNDETDLQKVLANELKVKEDQLIMAEKRANAAFLIAKWLVDCDKVAYGDHAEMDIPVATSEGMQSNVMAGMMAHMKFPTTDNLKAQVELAKLVILESENVINTSYDDAEAHLSTLKTDISETCSVFKESLQDLQREILDIKENCKGFQTSRTELQSVAAAKSLKSHLLDQIKCEIADANQSLKSIKDCIKTKASMPVHLPDDEDAIEKSSWSSLSLTSSSDYSIESIASGNNLIGSHCSVKMTEVVDDTKLEEVSLQSDSGFSESSGKFGLRNELWMQLDVFHKLYVWLTTILNESDIGEHSHTEELLSLGLTMEIYDAASQNNIEALPDDTSPAKSFFKKFEEAHATMKEADYALKALLKANENAQVLNNIWKQASEELMVEKSNLIDELEKLRYSISLKERENELLQDQIHYTLVETADSISLLDGCFKQMQRQIEDKFKVLYSDALSMSQEMLFTICNSRSSLEDICSEAIKKELSLFVLYHCHFGDFVHKTLNLSSELYSHPSQRPELHSVINTLVKSPSISQGENVDHPKKSTEGEDGRKQLKHLEDQDQDLSQNDLIYENFSLKKELKRKEDLLEGLLFDLHLLQESASNSQEIKDESEKLMLGLKEVCHELEIKTNEADDLLVQHSKLENRLSDAENALEQAKQTIDSLLDENAEMRMLLEDLYHKKSEAEEGLEEQKEVVKELEKEILHLNYSLEKDLLSSIKGIEEDLRKVTSDRDELREEIFSLNDQLEMVRALADENEAIAVEARQESEASKIYSEQKEEEVKILEHSVEELESTVNVLEKKVYELDEEVERHRFIRISLEHELQFLRDRLSKVDSFVDVVHSVNSNAEQTKDLFPRKMHDKLLQLHEAHDQIRILEREKEELSIEIKQCKEYISEILLHSEAQASQYQQKYKTLEAMIRELKTDLPTSTSTVPISDKNEKTSTRSRGSSSPFRCISSLVQQMNSEKDQELSNARLRIEELEALSASRQKEIYMLNARLAAAESMTHDVIRDLLGVKLDMTNYANLIDQHQVQILLKEANQQAEEFLAKEQEILNLRKLVTNLMEEKESCLHEINKKDADILNAQLTLEQLQQRDQLLSAQNEMLKMDKSNLIKKVAELDDLITTSSKEKQINQTLQIKENGSLNLGSVNLNNKRLPHSERLVSRMSNEMGQFRKTNGRLQHHDKTCGSSQGFDAKYR, via the exons ATGTCGAGAGACGTTTCCAGCTTTGGTTTCATCTCTAAAAACGCAAACGAGAACGATTTCGAGACCTCCTCGAGTTCGGCTCATTTCCCTCCTCCAAGAACTCCGCTCAACTCAATTCCAGATCCATCACAATACCAGAAAGAATCGCGGAATCAAGACGAACAGGATGTTGTCGATTCCAAAGACAAATCGGAATCTCTCAGAGCACTTCATAAAACCCCGAGGGTTACAAATCGCCATGGGAAGTTACATTCAGAGTCCAACTCTGCTCAAAGTACTCCTTCAAGGACTGCTCCCCGGTTTTCGCTTGGCGGCGGCGCTGGACCTTGTTTTACCAGTAAAGTTACTCAAGGTTTCGGAGGAAGATGTGGATTGAGCTCCGCTTCTTCTTCAAGGGTTCCGAGAAGGGTTTCGATGATCGATGGTACCAATTTCTCGGTCGAAGCTCCACATTTCGAGCTCGTTGAGGATCCTTCCTTTTGGAGAGATCGGAATGTGCAG GTGCTGATAAGAATTCGGCCACTGAGTACGATGGAGAGGGTTTCACAAGGGTACGGTCGGTGTTTGAAGCAAGAGAGCGCTCAAACTTTACTGTGGCTTGGACATGCCGAGAGCAGATTTACCTTTGACCATGTAGCTTGCGAGACCATATCGCAG GAAAAGCTGTTCAGAGTAGTTGGAGTACCCATGGTGGAGAATTGCATGTCTGGGTATAATAGCTGTATGTTTGCTTATGGTCAG ACTGGTAGTGGCAAAACATATACTATGATGGGCGACATATATGAGGTGGAAAGTCAGCTCAGTGAAGATTGTGGACTAACTCCTCGTATATTCGAATATTTATTTTCAAGGATTAGAATG GAAGAAGAGAGCAGGAAGGATGAGAAATTGAGGTTCAGTTGCAAATGTTCCTTTCTAGAAATATATAATGAGCAAATAACGGATCTTCTGGACCCTTCGTCAACTAATCTGCAA CTCAGAGAAGACTTGAAGAAAGGCGTATATGTGGAAAACCTTATGGAGTATAATGTGCGGAATGTTGATGATGTTCTCAAGCTTCTATTGCAG GGTGCTTCAAACAGAAGAATGGCAGCAACCAATATGAACAGTGAGAGCAGCCGATCCCATAGTGTTTTCACTTGTATCATCGAAAGCCATTGGGAGAAAGATTCTATGACACACTTCAGATTTGCAAGGTTAAATTTAGTGGATTTAGCTGGCTCTGAAAG GCAGAAGAGCTCCGGTGCAGAAGGAGATCGTCTGAAAGAAGCAGCAAACATAAACAAATCTTTGTCTACTCTTGG CCTTGTAATAATGTCTCTGGTGGATCTGGCACATGGGAAACATAGACATGTTCCGTACAGAGATTCTCGGCTAACATTTCTGCTTCAG GATTCCCTAGGTGGAAACTCAAAAACAACAATGATAGCAAATGTCAGCCCATCCATTTG TGCTGCAAATGAAACTCTAAGCACACTGAAGTTTGCTCAGCGAGCCAAGCTTATTCAGAATAAT GCAAAAGTGAATGAAGATGCTTCTGGTGATGTTAATGCACTGCAGCAACAAATCGAACAACTAAAG GGCCAGTTGTCCTCCTTGTTGAAGCATCATAACTTCCCAAACTCTCCAAATAGCTGTGTGCCAAGTTATGAAGAACTGAAAATAGGAGACTACTCGAGGAAAAATGAATACACTAGTGAAAAGGTTGCAGATTGTAAGATACAAAACATCAATAGTAACAAG ATGAGACGCATGGAGGCTACTTTAGCTGGTTCCTTGAGGAGAGAAAAGATGGCAGAAACTGCAAACCAGAAATTAGAGGCAGAAATTGAGCAAATGAACCGCTTG GTTTGCCAAAAGGAAGAAGATGTTCAGCGTACTAAAATGATGCTTAGGTTTCGGGAGGAGAAGATAAAAAATCTTGAATCGTTGACAACTGGTCTTGTATCAACTGAGGAGTATCTCATGGAGGAAAATCAAGCTTTGAAGGCAGAAATTCAATTGCTTCGGACAAAGATTGACAGAAATCCAGAATTGACACGTTTTGCTTTAGAGAATATTAGACTTATTGAACAGCTGCAAAT atttcaaaatttttatgagCAAGGAGAGCGAGAAATATTGCTGGGTGAAATTTCAGAACTGCGGGACGAG CTTCAGGAAGTTCTTGAAGGAAAGAACAGATTCTCCTCTAGATATGAGAATCAG GATGGGAACACTGTGAAGGAGTTGGAAGATTGCAGGAATATGAATTCCAAGTTGATGag GGAAGTAGAAGAGTTACAAATGGAACTGAGTAAATACTTGAACTGTAGTCATGGAGCATTTGATTCT GTTGGTGGTTTTCCCTCCAAGGATCACAAGGAATGCAGGCAAACAAATAAATGTTCATTG GTTGAAATTATATCAGTCCATAGTGACTCTGGAGATGAGGTAGCATCCTGTTCAAGGGAGAATGATGTGGCGTTAGAAAATCAAAATGAGCAGAGTGTAAGTGTTGCTTCAGTTATGCAGCATAGTGCCACTGAAAAGGAGTTGATAGAAGCAAGATTGTTACTTAAGGCAATGGAAGCTGAGCATATCCATCTATTTAATGAGCTGCAGCATCTCCAGGAAGAGAACAGAAGATACATGGAAATGATAAGCAATGAAGGCAAGCTGGAAATTGAATCTGTTCATAAACTTAAAATTCATTGCCTTGAGCAAGATCACTTAGCATCTAAAAAGGAAGGCCAGATCATGGAGAGTGAACTAATTAATGTAAAGGGTTTACACGACAAGTTGGATATATTGACTAAAGACTTGGAGAATGCCAAATTACTTAATTGTCAATATCAACAGGTTCAAGCATCACAATTATCTTGTCAGCATGAGGCTGATTTAGTCCATGAACAGGTTGAAATGGAAACAGCTAGGACAATCCTTCATTTGCAGGAAGAGGTTGCTGCACTTCAGTTAGAACTTAATTCCATTACTCAAGAAAATACAAGGCTAAGAGATACTATCACGGCTAAAGAGGAAGAAATGAAGTCAATTTGTGCCGATTGGGAAAGGGCAACTCTAGAACTCACTAGCTTCCTTCTAGACGGTTCTAAATCCCTCAAAGATGCCTCTCGGCTGGTAGAAAACATTTCTTGTTCATTTCCTCAAATTAATGTTTGGGTTGGTGAAAATGTTGAGAGGGCTGCAAGAGTTTGCattgaaaaagaagaaagaattctACTTCTGCAGAGAAGCTTGGAAGACGCACAGAGAATGATAATGGAAATGGAGATGAAGTTAAGTTCCTTGAAGGGAGCAACAATTGCTTTTAATGAGTTTCAGGATTCAGGTACTGATGTGGAAACAGAAGAGGCAGCCCATTTAAGCATCTTATTTAACGATGAGACAGATTTGCAAAAAGTTCTAGCAAATGAACTCAAAGTTAAGGAGGATCAGCTTATCATGGCAGAAAAAAGGGCCAATGCTGCTTTCTTGATTGCAAAATGGCTTGTAGATTGTGACAAGGTTGCTTATGGAGATCATGCTGAGATGGACATTCCAGTAGCCACTTCTGAGGGAATGCAAAGCAATGTAATGGCAGGAATGATGGCTCATATGAAGTTTCCAACAACAGATAATCTTAAGGCTCAAGTGGAGTTGGCAAAGTTAGTAATATTGGAGTCTGAGAATGTTATCAATACATCTTATGACGATGCAGAAGCCCATTTATCCACCCTCAAAACAGACATTTCTGAAACTTGTTCAGTTTTTAAGGAGTCACTTCAGGATTTGCAGAGAGAAATTCTTGACATAAAAGAGAACTGTAAAGGTTTTCAGACTTCTAGAACCGAATTGCAATCAGTGGCAGCAGCTAAGTCTTTGAAGTCTCACCTTCTTGAtcaaataaaatgtgaaattgctGATGCAAATCAAAGTCTTAAATCAATTAAAGATTGCATTAAAACAAAAGCTAGTATGCCTGTCCACCTGCCAGATGACGAAGATGCGATTGAAAAGTCCAGTTGGAGTTCTCTTTCTTTAACATCAAGCTCTGATTATTCAATAGAAAGTATTGCTTCTGGAAACAATTTGATTGGATCACACTGTTCTGTGAAGATGACTGAGGTGGTGGATGATACAAAACTTGAAGAAGTCTCACTTCAATCTGATTCAGGATTCTCAGAAAGTTCAGGCAAATTTGGCCTAAGAAACGAGTTGTGGATGCAATTGGATGTTTTCCATAAATTATACGTTTGGTTAACAACAATCCTCAATGAGAGTGATATTGGAGAACATTCTCATACTGAAG AGCTTCTTTCCTTGGGGTTGACAATGGAGATTTATGATGCAGCATCCCAGAATAATATAGAG GCACTTCCTGATGATACTAGTCCTGCCAAAAGTTTCTTTAAAAAATTTGAGGAAGCCCATGCTACCATGAAGGAAGCTGATTATGCATTAAAAGCACTGCTGAAAGCAAATGAAAATGCACAAGttttgaataatatatggaagCAAGCGAGTGAAGAATTGATGGTAGAGAAATCAAACTTGATTGATGAACTTGAAAAGCTCAGATACTCGATCAGTTTGAAAGAAAGAGAGAATGAATTGTTGCAGGATCAAATACATTATACTTTGGTTGAAACAGCTGACTCAATATCTTTGCTTGATGGGTGTTTCAAGCAAATGCAAAGACAAATTGAGGACAAGTTTAAGGTTTTATACTCTGATGCCTTATCTATGAGTCAGGAGATGCTTTTCACGATTTGCAACTCAAGATCATCACTAGAAGATATTTGTTCTGAGGCGATAAAGAAAGAACTCTCTCTATTTGTTTTGTATCACTGCCATTTTGGAGACTTTGTCCACAAAACTTTAAACTTGAGCAGTGAATTATATTCTCATCCATCGCAAAGACCAGAACTTCACTCTGTTATAAATACTTTAGTAAAGAGTCCCTCCATTAGTCAAGGTGAAAATGTGGATCATCCTAAGAAAAGTACAGAGGGTGAAGATGGACGTAAGCAACTTAAACATTTAGAAGATCAAGATCAAGATCTCTCACAGAATGATTTGATATATGAAAATTTCTCTCTGAAGAaagaattgaaaaggaaagaagatTTGTTGGAGGGTTTGCTTTTTGATCTTCACTTGTTGCAAGAATCAGCCTCCAATAGCCAGGAAATCAAAGATGAAAGTGAAAAGTTAATGTTGGGTTTGAAGGAAGTTTGCCATGAGCTAGAGATAAAAACAAATGAAGCTGATGACTTGTTGGTTCAGCACAGCAAACTTGAAAATCGTCTAAGTGATGCTGAAAATGCTCTGGAGCAGGCTAAACAAACAATAGATTCTCTCTTAGATGAAAATGCTGAGATGAGAATGCTTTTAGAAGACCTCTATCACAAGAAATCTGAGGCTGAAGAAGGACTGGAAGAACAGAAGGAGGTGGTGAAAGAATTGGAAAAAGAAATTCTTcatttgaattattcattggaaaaggaCTTACTGTCATCCATTAAAGGCATTGAAGAGGACTTGAGAAAGGTCACTAGCGACAGAGATGAGCTCCGTGAAGAAATTTTCTCTCTAAATGATCAGCTTGAGATGGTCCGTGCACTGGCGGATGAAAATGAAGCTATCGCAGTTGAAGCTCGTCAG GAGTCAGAAGCAAGTAAAATATATTCTGAACAAAAGGAGGAGGAGGTCAAGATCCTTGAGCATTCTGTTGAGGAACTTGAATCTACTGTAAATGTATTGGAGAAAAAG GTATATGAATTGGATGAGGAGGTAGAGAGGCATCGGTTCATCAGAATTTCATTGGAGCATGAACTCCAATTTCTTAGAGATAGATTATCAAAAGTAGATAGCTTTGTTGATGTTGTGCATTCAGTCAACTCAAACGCTGAACAAACTAAAGATCTTTTTCCTAG GAAAATGCATGATAAGTTGCTCCAACTCCATGAGGCACACGATCAGATAAGGATTCTAGAGAGGGAAAAAGAAGAGCTGAGTATAGAG ATCAAACAATGCAAAGAGTACATCTCGGAAATTTTATTACATTCTGAAGCCCAGGCATCACAGTACCAACAGAAG TACAAGACGTTGGAAGCCATGATTCGTGAATTGAAAACAGACTTGCCAACTTCAACCTCAACAGTACCAATATCGGACAAAAATGAGAAGACATCAACAAGAAGCAGGGGTTCAAGCTCACCATTCCGGTGCATTTCAAGTTTGGTACAACAAATGAATTCGGAGAAGGATCAAGAATTATCAAATGCCAGACTTCGTATTGAAGAACTGGAAGCACTGTCAGCTAGTCGGCAAAAAGAG ATATATATGCTAAACGCTAGGCTAGCTGCAGCTGAAAGCATGACCCATGATGTCATCAGGGATTTACTTGGTGTCAAATTGGACATGACTAATTATGCG AACTTAATAGATCAGCACCAGGTTCAAATATTGTTGAAGGAGGCTAATCAGCAAGCAGAAGAGTTCCTTGCAAAG gAGCAAGAAATTCTCAACTTAAGAAAGCTGGTCACTAATCtcatggaggaaaaagagag TTGCTTGCATGAAATAAATAAGAAAGATGCAGATATACTCAATGCACAACTGACTTTAGAGCAACTTCAACAAAGGGATCAGTTGCTTTCTGCACAGAATGAAATGTTAAAG ATGGATAAGAGCAATTTGATAAAGAAGGTTGCAGAATTGGATGATTTGATAACAACATCAAGTAAAGAGAAGCAAATAAACCAGACATTACAGATTAAG GAGAATGGTTCATTAAACCTTGGAAGTGTCAATTTGAACAATAAGAGGCTACCACATTCTGAAAGGCTTGTTTCTCGAATGAGTAATGAAATGGGTCAATTTCGTAAAACTAATGGACGGCTTCAACATCATGATAAAACATGTGGATCATCACAAGGGTTTGATGCAAAATATAGGTAG